Below is a window of Desulfobulbaceae bacterium DNA.
TTTCACCGCCTCCTGCACGTTTTCCCGCGAACCAAAAGCTGAAAGCCTGAAATATCCTTCTCCGCTTGGCCCAAAACCGCTGCCAGGCGTTCCAACTACATGACACTCGTTGAGCAGTTTATCAAAGAAGTCCCAACTTGGTAGCCCTTCCGGAGTTTTCAGCCAGATATAAGGGGCATTCACACCACCATAACATTCAATTCCAGCTTTCTGAAGCCCTTCTCGAATCAATCGTGCATTCTCCATATAGAAAGCTATTACCTCCTTGATCTCTGCCCAGCCCTCGTCAGAATAAACAGCCGCAGCAGCTTTCTGTACGGGATAGGATACCCCATTGAACTTAGTACACTGTCGTCGATTCCAAAGACGGTTTAAGGCGATTTTCTCCCCAGAGGCGGACGTTGCAGTTAAACCTTCAGGAACAACTGTCAGGCCACATCGTACCCCGGTGAAACCCGCTGTTTTTGAAAAGGAACGAAACTCAATGGCACACTGTTTTGCACCATCAATTTCATAAATTGAGTGCGGTATACCCGGCTCAGAAATAAATGCCTCATAAGCAGCATCAAAAAGGATAATTGCCTCGTTTTTTATGGCAAAATCCACCCAGGCTTTCAGCTGCTCCTTCGTTGCAACTGTGCCGGTTGGGTTATTGGGGTAACAGAGGTAGATCAAATCAACCTTTTCGGTGGGAAAGGCAGGCGCAAAATCGTTTTCTGCCGTACACGGCATGTAGACAAGACCTTTATAGTAGCCTTTTTCATCGGCCTCACCAGTTCTGCCCACCATCACATTTGTATCATTATAAACCGGGTAAACCGGGTCACAGATAGCCACCTTATTCGACAAATCGAAAATATCAAGAATGTTTGCGCTATCGCATTTTGAGCCATCAGAGATAAACACCTCGCTGGCCTTTAGCTCAACACCAAGAGGCTTATAAGACTTTTCAATAATTATATTGGCCAGCCAGTCGTAGCCCTGCTCTGGGCCATAACCATGAAAAGATGAGGCCTCTCCCTGATCATCAACACCTTGGTGAAACGCCTTAACAACGCTTTTTACAAGTGGCATCGTAACATCGCCAATGCCCAGGCGAATAAGCTTAGCTTCAGGATTGGCAGTCGAAAATTCTCGTACGCGCCTCCCAATTTCAGGAAACAGGTACCCAGCCTTAAGTTTGAGGTAATTATCATTAATTCGCGCCATTATGGCCTCCTTATTTATAGTAATTATTTAAATAATCATCCTAAAGCAACATCGAGAATCATCATTACTGAAAAACCAAGCATTGTTGCCATTGTTACCTGGTCAATATTTGCGTAGTTTCGTTGGGATTCAGGAATGAGCTCTTCTACAACAACAAAAATCATGGCGCCAGCGGCAAAGCAGAGGGCGTATGGCAGAATATTTTGCATTTTCATAACAAATAAGGCCCCGATAACCCCAGCAATGGGTTCAACAATACCCGAGGCCTGACCCATCATAAAACTTTTCCATTTACTCATCCCTTCTCTGCGCAAGGGAACGGCAACTGCTGTGCCTTCAGGAAAGTTTTGAATACCAATGCCAATTGCCAGAGCTATTGCCCCACCAATTGTGGCCGAAGGAAGATTGGCTGCCACCGCTCCGAAAGCAACGCCGACAGCAAGACCTTCGGGTATATTATGAAGAGTTATGGCCAGCACCAGAAGGGTGCTTCGTTGCCATGATGTCTTTATCCCCTCACTTTTTTCAATACTTAAACCAGGGTGGAGATGCGGCAGGAAATTGTCCGTCAGCCTCATAAAAATGCCACCACCCATAAACCCGATAACAGCGGTCAACCATGGGATATGGCCCAATTTTTCAGCCATAGCGATGCCTGGTGCAAGCAGGGACCAGAAACTTGCAGCAATCATCACCCCGGCAGCAAAACCCAGCATTGAATCCATAAATTTTTGATTCAATGTCCGAGTAAAAAAAACAAGTGAGGCTCCCGCCGCCGTAACGCCCCAGGTAAAAAGTGTGGCAATAAATGCCTGAGTAACAGGGCTAAATTGTTGGATAAAATCGATCATCCTCAGTGAATACCATCCAAAAAGTTACTCAACTGGCGAGGTACAGATAGATACCATGAGCAGAATCTCCGCTGACCAACCAGGCAACATTACCTTTTGCATCAATCTGAGGCGCCAAATCATTAACCGAGTTATTGGTCAATTGGGTTGTAACACCGTTTGAGTAAATAAAAATCTCTTTATCTTCTCCATCATCTCCCTGCCAGGCAACTGTACCGCTGTCATTAATTACTGGTTGACAGTCGTCATGGTCATTTGCAGTAATCTGTCGCGGTTCCTGGTCTTGGCTCAGCTTGACAAAAATCTCATCATCTGTGCCATCATTCATTTCCCAGACCAAATGCCCCGTATCTGTCATCTGGGGGAATAACTCAAGGTGTTCATTAGTTGTAATCTGTCTGATGGTACCGTTGATCCGAGTAAAAATATCGGAACTTGCATCGCCCTTTGCTCTCCACATGAGGTCACCAGAGGCGTTGATACGTACCTGTACGTTAAATGCCTGATCATTGGTTATCTGGGTAATGTTTCCTCCCGAATACAAAAAAACATTATAATCCTCTATTTTGCCTTTGCTATCAGGTTGACCAGCAATCCAGGCAATTTCACCACCGGCGTTAATTTTAGGATACTGGTCATCTGACAAACGAGTACATCGGATCTGAAATCCATCCCCCAGAAGACGCGCTAACTGGCACTGTCATAGACAATAAAAAAATTGGCACTCCAGCAATATTTAAAACGAGCAACAGAAACGATAGTATTTCTTTCACAAGAAATCCCCTTTCAATAGATCTATTTATCCAGAAGTTACGACATAGTATTGATGCAGATAATGCATTAGCAACATCAAACCAACTCTAGCTACTCTTCTCAAGCAAAAATAACAAGAGAAGATACTTTTTGAATAAATAATTTGAATTTTATTGATACGACCTTAAATTGAGTGTTAACAACTCTCCCCCAGAGCATCATTACCTGTACTTTCCTGCTGTGAAATGTCTTTGCCTTTACAAAAATCATTTTGTGAAGAATACTGTTGTAAACATTCGTCACACATCCATATTGGCGCTACTCAATAGATGAAAACTCTACCCATTTTTGTTGCCCTTCACCCCACACCGGGTGAGGGGGAAACACCTTCAGAAGAACACAACTCTTTAGCTAGCCACCTCCGCGACTCTCTCAGAATGAGCGGCTTTGAGGACAAGGCAAGCAACAACGATATTCTGCGCTTTCGTTTTGAAAGACTTATTTCAGCCTTGGTTGCTGTCCACGAAAGCCTGGACTCCTTCCGTAACAATTCGACCACAAGCAAAAACGAAAAACAGACGCTGCCTGTAAAATTTATATTTCACTATATCAGCCATAGAGCGGATCCTCTTCCCGCCTATTGCGAAAGTGGCTCCACCCTATGGAGCTCCTTGCAAAATGAAAAGCTCCATGTAAGCCGTGCATTGAAACTAAAATGGCCTGAGCTGCAAGAGATAAAAAAACCGCTCCACTGCCGCTTTGAACTTGAAGACGAAGGTTTATATAGAGCGGAATACACTCAAAAGCCCGACTTTCACACCGAGCGTCTCTTCAAATACCGACACTTACTGCTAAACGGCAGCGAGCAGGAATGTTATTATTGCGGTTTGTCTAACCACAAGCCATCTAAATGCCCAAGCAAAATGTTAACAATGGAGTCCCAGGGCATCCAAAACCTCGGTTATATATCATTCCAACAAATAAATGACGCTTTTGTTAAGGTTTTTCAAAACCCTGATGCAGTTCATAAAAAGTTGTCGGCAGGCATTAAACCAAACCAACTTAAAAATGACCACGAGCTCTTGGTCTACACCTCATTTTTCGATCTGTTTCGTGTTTTTCAGCCTCGATTTCTTTACAAAATAACATTTACGAAAGCTCAAAAATGGCAAGACCTTATCTCCAATGAGGCCCAAAGATTAGTACTCGATGACAGCAACCTCAATTTGGCCATAGATTGTCTGAGGGTTGGCCAATACGAGAAGGGGGAAAAAAAGTTTTTGGCTGCCACCGGCCACCAAGAGGAAAAACTTTTTTATGCCTATGTTGGACTGGCACTCGTGGCCCTGGAAAAGGGACGGATCCAGGATATGGGTCATTTCCTGGATACCGCTTGCAGCAATGCCACAAAGGAGAAAGAAAAAGTCTACATTTACCTTTTACTTGCCCGATATTTCAAGATCACCGGCAATCTCTGGAAAGCCCAGAACAACTTAGCCTCCGCCCTGAAAATCAAACATGACCTGATTGAGGCAAATTACCTGAATGCCCTCATCGAGGTAGCCAGTGGCTTCAGCGAAAAAGCCATGGGAGAGCTTCGTACCACCTTAAATGGCCCGAGAGAATTTTTCATGATCCTGATGCTCGACCCACAACTTCTCCCTTTTCACGGTTTCATAGATGAAATTTTGCAAGCAAAACAAGAAATAATGAGGAAAGAAGCCGACGAGCAGATGGTTTTGGCAAGAACCACTGCCGAGGCAACGACCCTTTGGCTTGGAAAGGGTGATCAAAACGAAAAAGGCCTGAATAAAAGGCTGGAAGCCTTACAACAACAGCACAATGTCTCAAACTATTACGACATAATTGACGTCATTAACAAAAGCAAAGATCTGATAGTCCTGTGTAACGAAATCAAGGAAACCTGCCTTGATGAGATAGCAAATAAGACAAAACGACTCGGTAAAGCACTTAACAAGGTTATATCATTTTGGAATTTATTCCCACACAAAAGATTTTTTAAAAAGACCCTTGGTCAAATCAGCGCTATAAAAGAAAAAATTAGTCTGGTTCAAAAGCTGATTAAAAGTAAAAAATCGGAAAGCTACCAACAAGGCCTTGCCCACATAGTAGAAATTGAAAAGATAAACGGTGACCTACAGAAATCACTGCATACGATGAAAAAAGTCGCTGTGTTTATGGATAATTTTAAAATTTTTGGCCGCAAACTAGTGCTCTTCGAGGTTATCTTCTTGCTTGTTCTTTTGCCGCTGGGATTGGCCTTATTCCCAGAGTCCTCTTTTGCAACCAACTCCGCAATACAACGTAAAATTTTCCTCATCACAGGTTGTCTCATTGGACCAATAACTGCTCTCAGCCTCGCATTCAGTGAGATCAGTAAGAGAAATATAGGTCAAACTTCATAAAAAATCATAAAAAAAAGGAGTTAACCGAAAACGGCTAACTCCCTATTTTTATTGGCTCCCCTTAGTGGACGAACTTCGAAACCAATTTGCCGGGCCGTCGAAAGAAATGATTGATACCATTCTTGTTGCGCAGAATCAAGTGAAGGATGGTTTCCTTGCTGCTCGGTAGTGGTTAGGGCGGGGAAAGGGGCACCACTTGCTATTATTTGTAGAAATTCAACTTTACTTATTGGTAATTCAAATCATTTCCAAATTAACAGCTCTACTTCAATTGCTTTACTTTGATCTCCTCAAGCCGTTCACGAGACTTTTCCACAAAATCACTACTGGGGTGTTTATCAATTATCTCTTGATAAAGTTTTGTTGCGTGAGGGTAATTTGTCTGAAGCATTTCGAACTCTGCTGTTTCAAATAATTGTTCCGGGCTATCTCCACATGAAATCAGAGTCAATTGCATTAGGAGTAAGATAAAAAAGAATATTTTTTTCATTGGGATTTCCTTATCTGAATCCTTATTACCTTCAAGAAGATATCAACATATTCCAAAATTACGGGCATCTCAAGCCTTAGGCTGGAGGGGCGGCACCACCCAAAACAGAAAACAATAACACAAAGATTAATGTTTGAATGACCCAGCCGATCGCGCAAACTCCTACAGCTCGAAACGTACTCTTATAATCAAGGGCTTGCCTGACAGCGATCACCATTGCCACCAGCATCCAAATTGAAGCTGCTATAAAAACCACACCGCCCAGCCCTGGAATGATACCGAATACTCGAATCAGGCCTGGAGAGCTAGAAAATCCTATAGTGCGCAGCAATTCACCGAGATCTGCTTTTGTTTGCGGCTCAGGAAGGAATTTGGTGCCAATAAAGTAAGTGAGATAGGCCCAGATAAACCAGCCAACAATGGATGCGATCATTCCCATCAGAATCCCGCCGATCCCGCCGGCCCCAATACTTCCTACTCCGGCGGCTATACTTGAAAGTACTACAACCCCCATGGCCTGTGACATTGCTTCCTTGTCAGCCTCAACCTCCTCATATAGGTTGACATCTAACTTTGCAGCGCGAATAATCCGATCCTTAAAATGAGTCATTGTTCCTCCTGAATTAATTTAAGTCACCCAAAACAAGGTAAAATGGGACAAATTTATATTAAAAAGAGTCCACATATTTCCAAACAACCTGGCACCTTTAGCAAGGACACCTTAGTTCTGTTTCAAATCGTAGATTTTCGCATAAAGGCGTGCTTGATTAACTAATACTAAACCCTTTTTTTGGGTGATCAGTCAACATAAAAAGGCAGAATCAGGTTGTTGACTCTGCCTTCAAGGTATATGGATAACACCGTCACTTTTACTCCCTACTCAAAGGAAAAGAGCCTTCCAAAGCATCGTAACTCTTGATCAGAGCCAAATCGGCAAGATTTGATAATCACATCTTCACCGGATTGTTCATCCGAAGTTTTGGAAGCACCTTCATAGTTAGTTGCCACTAATTCAGCAGGATGTGAAAGTTGATATCGTAACCAAAGCCGCCAAGAAAAAACCTTCTCGTTTTGAAAACCAAAACAGGTTTTCAGACGGACTGCTCCGAAAATCCACATGGTGTATTGACTGGTAAGATGATTTTCTCCAGACTGAGGTTTTTGGAAGAGTATGTCAATTTGGTCCGCAGCGATTCGGTAAGACATAGGAGATACTATCTTGGCCCATTTTTCCTGGCGTTCTTCGGATCCGGGTGGCTCGGCGGTTACGCCGTATTTGTCCAATAATTAAGTATGCTGTCCCCGGAACTCTTATATGCTGTCCCCGGAACTCTTATGGTCTCGAGGTCTCAACCGGCACCCTGGCTGCCGTCACTGATAAAATCATCCACACGGTCAAAGAGTGGCAAGCCCGCCCCCTGGCGTCAATTTATTCAATTGTCTGGCTTGATGCCATTCACTATAAAATCAAAGAGAACGGGAAGGTTGCCGGCAAAGCCGTCTATACGATTCTTGGCGTAAATCTCGATGGCAGGAAAGAAGTTCTCGGGTTGTATATCTCAGAAAATGAAGGTGCTAATTTCTGGCTGCAAGTCCTGACAGACCTCTCTAATCGAGGAGTGGTTGATATTCTAATCGCCTGTGTCGACGGACTCAAAGGCTTCCCTGAAGCCATCGAATCTATTTTCCCCGACACGGAAGTGCAGCTTTGTATTGTGCACCAAATTCGCAATTCATTAAGAT
It encodes the following:
- a CDS encoding LL-diaminopimelate aminotransferase, which translates into the protein MARINDNYLKLKAGYLFPEIGRRVREFSTANPEAKLIRLGIGDVTMPLVKSVVKAFHQGVDDQGEASSFHGYGPEQGYDWLANIIIEKSYKPLGVELKASEVFISDGSKCDSANILDIFDLSNKVAICDPVYPVYNDTNVMVGRTGEADEKGYYKGLVYMPCTAENDFAPAFPTEKVDLIYLCYPNNPTGTVATKEQLKAWVDFAIKNEAIILFDAAYEAFISEPGIPHSIYEIDGAKQCAIEFRSFSKTAGFTGVRCGLTVVPEGLTATSASGEKIALNRLWNRRQCTKFNGVSYPVQKAAAAVYSDEGWAEIKEVIAFYMENARLIREGLQKAGIECYGGVNAPYIWLKTPEGLPSWDFFDKLLNECHVVGTPGSGFGPSGEGYFRLSAFGSRENVQEAVKRFIAKWGK
- a CDS encoding ZIP family metal transporter, producing the protein MIDFIQQFSPVTQAFIATLFTWGVTAAGASLVFFTRTLNQKFMDSMLGFAAGVMIAASFWSLLAPGIAMAEKLGHIPWLTAVIGFMGGGIFMRLTDNFLPHLHPGLSIEKSEGIKTSWQRSTLLVLAITLHNIPEGLAVGVAFGAVAANLPSATIGGAIALAIGIGIQNFPEGTAVAVPLRREGMSKWKSFMMGQASGIVEPIAGVIGALFVMKMQNILPYALCFAAGAMIFVVVEELIPESQRNYANIDQVTMATMLGFSVMMILDVALG
- a CDS encoding YIP1 family protein, producing the protein MTHFKDRIIRAAKLDVNLYEEVEADKEAMSQAMGVVVLSSIAAGVGSIGAGGIGGILMGMIASIVGWFIWAYLTYFIGTKFLPEPQTKADLGELLRTIGFSSSPGLIRVFGIIPGLGGVVFIAASIWMLVAMVIAVRQALDYKSTFRAVGVCAIGWVIQTLIFVLLFSVLGGAAPPA
- a CDS encoding IS256 family transposase, translating into MARRLRRICPIIKYAVPGTLICCPRNSYGLEVSTGTLAAVTDKIIHTVKEWQARPLASIYSIVWLDAIHYKIKENGKVAGKAVYTILGVNLDGRKEVLGLYISENEGANFWLQVLTDLSNRGVVDILIACVDGLKGFPEAIESIFPDTEVQLCIVHQIRNSLRYVGSKNQKEFMADLKRVYKASNKDFAAVELDVLADKWNEKYPIVIKSWRNNWDRLSQYFKYPEEIRRIIYTTNTIEAVHRQFRKLTKTKGAFPNQDSLLKLLYMGMQNASKKWTMPVQNWSLTISQLAIFFEGRLDKELKL